The Solanum lycopersicum chromosome 6, SLM_r2.1 genome has a window encoding:
- the LOC138349300 gene encoding uncharacterized protein: protein MTAPFNLEEGQSSARPPRFNGQFYRWWKTRMHDYLMTDDSELWDIVLDGPFIPTSEVKNGAEEYNRIFACESEKEIWDCIRTAHEGIEQVKESKVDMLTSQYEGETIHDMYTKLSSITNELRSLGEPISTSKKVRKVLRILSKSWESKVDAITEAKDLKVLTMNALIKNLKTHEMNRSQDFSKKR, encoded by the exons ATGACTGCTCCATTTAACCTAGAAGAAGGTCAATCCTCAGCTCGACCACCGCGTTTCAATGGCCAATTCTATAGATGGTGGAAAACAAGAATGCACGACTATCTTATGACTGATGATAGTGAGTTATGGGATATTGTGTTGGATGGTCCTTTCATTCCAACTTCTGAAGTAAAGAATG GTGCTGAAGAATACAATCGTATTTTTGCTTGTGAATCAGAAAAGGAGATCTGGGACTGTATTAGGACTGCTCATGAAGGCATTGAGCAGGTGAAGGAATCAAAGGTGGACATGCTCACTTCTCAATATGAAGGGGAAACTATTCATGACATGTACACTAAACTCTCCTCCATAACCAATGAGCTACGAAGTCTTGGAGAGCCAATCAGTACTAGCAAGAAAGTTAGGAAGGTTCTTCGAATTCTTTCTAAGTCATGGGAAAGCAAGGTCGATGCTATCACTGAAGCCAAAGATTTGAAAGTTCTCACGATGAATGCTCTTATTAAAAATCTCAAGACACATGAAATGAATAGAAGTCAAGATTTCTCAAAAAAGAGGTGA
- the LOC138349301 gene encoding uncharacterized protein: protein MSNQNNRVHAHVNENGGSVAARVHDFVRMNPPEFLGSQANEDPQNFLDEIKKIFEWKENRGADASPITWDCFSDTFLDRFFPIQLRGGKDQEFLNLSKGSMIVQEYGLKFNQLSRYAPHIVDDSRAQINKFLYGVSDLVKTECRNAMLLGYMNVFRLITHAQQVEGDKLRKQAKENKKARIGSYDYSQQKSGSGNRSQGQQKFLAPDPSSASVPSSKNRYDQKGRAPSSKSQESVSGTKTYPTCPKFGKNHPSECLVGKEGCFGCGQSCHRLRDCHSRQGQGGGNVRDQATTSAPSASRPTQQGNSSGTRGDPGATLSFVTPYIAVQFNVSPKTLSEPLSVSTSDGDPVKARRTLKDRQLFAKFNKCEFWLQSVAFLGHIVSSEAIRVDSQKIEAVKQWPRPTSAVDIKSFLGLAGYYKRFIKGFSFIVSPLTRLTQKMVKFQWSNDCEKSFAELKTRLTTTPVLTLPEGSDGYVIYCDASRVG from the exons atgaGTAACCAGAACAATCGAGTTCATGctcatgtgaatgaaaatggtggatCAGTGGCAGCAAGGGTCcatgactttgttaggatgaatcctcctgagttcttaggatcgcaagctaatgaggatcctcagaatttcttggatgagatcaagaagatctttgag tggaaggaaaataggggtGCAGATGCATCTCCTATcacttgggattgctttagtgatACTTTTCTCGACAGGTTTTTCCCAATACAGTTGAGAGGGGGAAAGGATCAAGAATTTTTGAACTTAAGCAAGGGTAGCATGATAGTCCAAGAGTATGgactcaagtttaaccaactctccaggtatgctcctcacattGTTGATGACTCCAGGGCTCAGATAAATAAGTTTTTGTATGGAGTGTCAGATTTAGTGAAAACTGAGTGTAGAAATGCGATGTTACTTGGATATATGAATGTCTTTAGACTTATAACTCATGCTcagcaggttgagggtgataaacTTAGGAAACAGGCtaaggaaaataagaaggctaggattGGGAGTTATGACTATTCTCAGCAGAAATCGGGTAGTGGAAATCGCTCGCAGGGTCAGCAAAAGTTTTTGGCTCCAGACCCTTcatcagctagtgttccatcctccaagaacaggTATGACCAGAAGGGTAGAGCACCAAGCTCTAAATCTCAAGAaagtgtttcaggcaccaagacttaccccacttgcccTAAGTTTGGTAAGAACCATCCCAGTGAGTGTCTTGTAGGAAAAGAGGGATGTTTTGGGTGCGGTCAGTCATGTCacaggttgagggattgtcATTCTAGACAAGGTCAAGGAGGTGGTAATGTTAGAGATCAGGCTACAACTTCAGCACCATCAGCAAGTCGTCCAACTCAGcagggtaactcatctggtaCACGTGGCG atccaggggctactctttcttttgtaactccttacatagcagTTCAATTCAATGTCAGTCcaaaaactctctcagaacctttaTCAGTCTCTACTTCAGATGGTGACCCAGTTAAAGCTAGACGG actctcaaggatcgccagttaTTTGCTAAGTTCAAcaaatgtgagttctggttgcaatccgttgctttccttggtcatatTGTATCTAGCGAAGCGATTCGAGTGGACtcacagaagatagaagcagtgaaacaatggcccagacctacctctgctgtagatatcaaaagtttcttagGTTTAGCGGGTTATTACAAAAGATTTATAAAAGGATTTTCATTCATTGTCTCACCATtaactaggttgactcagaagatggtcaagtttcaatggtcaaatgattgtgagaaaagctttgcagaattAAAAACacgattgactacaactcctgtcttgactctaccagagggttcagatggttatgtgatctattgtgatgcatccagagttggctGA